From one Anopheles bellator chromosome 1, idAnoBellAS_SP24_06.2, whole genome shotgun sequence genomic stretch:
- the LOC131216126 gene encoding protein transport protein Sec61 subunit beta — protein MPTPASATSVGSGSRSPSKPTAPRAAAGGASNLKQRKTTTTTTAARNRTTGTGSGGMWRFYTDDSPGIKVGPVPVLVMSLLFIASVFMLHIWGKYTRS, from the exons ATG CCTACTCCAGCTAGCGCTACGTCCGTCGGCAGCGGTAGCCGATCGCCGTCAAAACCGACCGCTCCGCGTGCGGCCGCAGGCGGTGCCAGCAATCTGAAGCAACGTAAaacgaccacgaccaccaccgctgcccgGAATCGCACGACAggcaccggatccggtggtATGTGGCGCTTCTACACTGACGATTCCCCCGGCATCAAGGT TGGTCCCGTTCCGGTGCTCGTGATGTCGCTGCTGTTCATTGCCTCCGTGTTCATGCTGCACATCTGGGGCAAATACACGCGCTCGTAA
- the LOC131206854 gene encoding uncharacterized protein LOC131206854, with product MATFDQTNGPWPIEQPLPLPKWSASTVPAYVVDKLWQYEDLIGLIETKLQRMLEETHYNTANNFVDFYRTYKAARSVRGADLRQHFQHYTIPINRRHHMCVSLGMEIISRIAEHYPDIGRLMYLVSCEEALDESDSYIQHCEENGIEFAGSTLEKEHALVAMKIVVGGRKGVLILDPGYHVARAVTVMKDQKYPHTGWFTQSDEAHCKREYIYAMHDHNDDYVTWTERMTRGGKQQYELSMVYIARPYRTAIDVTVRRNLVYNFRSLLSRDAKGRVCAGLYFPVVPNPLDAQVTLFYDGPLENQVKQKFKFAVFKDAEKIPDPVLVHLENLAPQLRMEVNELIDLMGGLCESIHDTDFVAQVLEINSDINELSADN from the exons ATGGCCACGTTCGATCAAACGAACGGTCCGTGGCCGATCGAGCAGCCTCTGCCGCTGCCCAAGTGGTCGGCCAGCACCGTGCCGGCGTACGTGGTGGACAAGCTGTGGCAGTACGAGGATCTGATCGGTCTGATTGAAACGAAGCTCCAGCGCATGCTCGAGGAAACGCATTACAACACGGCCAACAACTTCGTGGACTTCTACCGCACCTACAAGGCGGCCCGCAGCGTGCGAGGTGCCGATCTGAGGCAACACTTCCAGCACTATACCATCCCGATCAACCGGCGCCATCACATGTGCGTCAGCTTGGGCATGGAAATTATCTCCAG AATTGCGGAACACTATCCGGACATTGGGCGGCTGATGTACCTGGTGTCGTGCGAGGAAGCACTGGACGAGTCGGACTCCTATATCCAGCACTGCGAGGAGAATGGTATCGAGTTTGCAGGATCCACCCTGGAGAAAGAGCACGCCCTCGTGGCGATGaagatcgtcgtcggcgggcGTAAGGGTGTGCTGATCCTTGACCCCGGCTACCACGTGGCCCGTGCCGTCACCGTGATGAAGGATCAGAAGTATCCACACACGGGGTGGTTCACGCAATCCGACGAAGCGCACTGCAAGCGTGAGTACATTTACGCCATGCACGATCACAATGACGACTACGTCACGTGGACGGAGCGGATGACTCGCGGCGGAAAGCAGCAGTACGAACTGTCGATGGTATATATCGCCCGTCCGTACCGTACGGCGATTGACGTCACCGTACGCCGCAACCTGGTGTACAACTTCCGGTCGCTGTTGTCGCGCGATGCGAAGGGACGCGTCTGCGCTGGGCTTTACTTTCCCGTCGTGCCGAATCCGCTCGATGCACAGGTCACGCTCTTCTACGATGGGCCGCTCGAGAACCAGGTGAAGCAGAAGTTTAAGTTTGCCGTCTTCAAAGATGCGGAAAAG ATCCCCGATCCGGTGTTGGTGCACTTGGAGAACTTGGCCCCGCAGCTGCGCATGGAGGTGAACGAGTTGATCGATCTGATGGGCGGTCTTTGCGAATCGATCCACGACACCGACTTCGTGGCGCAAGTGCTGGAGATCAACAGCGACATTAACGAACTGTCGGCAGATAATTAG